In Carya illinoinensis cultivar Pawnee chromosome 9, C.illinoinensisPawnee_v1, whole genome shotgun sequence, the following are encoded in one genomic region:
- the LOC122275584 gene encoding probable WRKY transcription factor 49 produces MEEVMAAMWTTDRLEDELVRELLDNQSPFFVLPAEKIGSSTKEPYTRSTTHDDPDHQHEEDINRLISNAYSGPTIEDIENVLSLTTSEDQPHQELSSQARASLLERGINKVEHKYTLRIKNYGNVIADDGYKWRKYGQKAIKNSPNPRSYYRCTNPRCSAKKQVERSLEDPETLIITYEGLHLHFAFPYFLNGQNQAPAPSTPTIKKSKKTTSKAQDQETQQPHEEAQDHQYHHLDQSPPSDLTTTTAHQLAHVVSPSEVVCPRDHLYSWGPNHQEGMATQGLLQDMVPFMIRNPPNNNINNIASSNSSSCSSYRSSPTPSTSPSDSLSWCPAYSATYMF; encoded by the exons ATGGAGGAAGTAATGGCGGCTATGTGGACGACAGATAGGTTGGAAGACGAGCTGGTTAGAGAGCTTTTAGACAATCAGTCTCCTTTCTTTGTGCTACCTGCAGAGAAGATCGGTAGTAGTACTAAGGAACCCTACACTCGCAGTACTACTCATGATGATCCAGATCATCAGCACGAAGAGGATATTAACAGGCTCATCTCCAATGCCTATTCCGGGCCAACAATTGAAGATATTGAGAATGTATTGTCATTGACCACCTCGGAGGATCAGCCCCACCAAGAACTTTCATCACAAGCCAG AGCATCTTTGTTGGAAAGAGGTATAAACAAGGTTGAGCACAAGTACACTCTTAGAATCAAGAATTACGGCAATGTGATAGCTGATGACGGATATAAATGGAGGAAATACGGACAGAAAGCCATTAAGAATAGTCCTAATCCTAG AAGCTACTATAGGTGTACAAATCCAAGATGCAGTGCAAAGAAGCAGGTAGAGAGGTCCTTGGAGGACCCAGAGACACTCATCATCACCTACGAAGGGCTCCACTTACACTTTGCTTTCCCATACTTCTTGAATGGCCAAAACCAAGCTCCAGCTCCCAGTACTCCAACAATCAAGAAGTCCAAGAAGACAACCTCAAAAGCACAAGACCAAGAAACCCAACAACCTCATGAGGAAGCACAGGACCATCAATATCATCATCTAGATCAGAGCCCTCCATCAGATCTTACTACTACTACTGCGCATCAACTAGCTCATGTAGTAAGCCCATCTGAGGTAGTCTGCCCACGAGATCATCTGTATTCATGGGGCCCAAATCATCAAGAAGGAATGGCCACACAAGGGTTGCTTCAAGATATGGTGCCATTCATGATTAGAAATCCtcccaacaataatattaataatattgcaTCCTCAAACTCCTCTTCTTGCTCCTCTTACCGTTCATCACCTACTCCAAGTACTTCACCTTCTGATTCTCTGTCTTGGTGTCCTGCTTATTCTGCTACGTACATGTTTTGA